A single Pantoea rwandensis DNA region contains:
- the csrD gene encoding RNase E specificity factor CsrD — protein sequence MRLTTKFSAFITLLSLLAMLLMLVGCAFSFIWLSQQRVETRVNTLATEVDKALTTQSPQELTQWLTRIMPVINAEQIEMHNGNTVVFQLARHENPMLEDEPNRFIQFDLPLVHSPGLELRVVVLDPAKTWFRSFTGAYTLIVLLSVVAIMSALLVMTHRWINRRWQHMERLEARSERILAGERVPSVGHYAEWPPKASRAIDTLLNDLQEAGEQRLRIDTLIRTFAAQDSRTGLNNRLFFDNQLATLLEDQEDVGTHGVVMMVRLPDLDTLHETLGQTLVDEYLFDLINMLSTFVLRYPGALLARYFRSDFAVLLPHRTLKEANSIADQLINAVDSLPPMRMVDRDDLIHIGISAWRSGETVPQVMENVEMATRRAALQGGNSWSVGEGNTLDMGRGSVRWRTLLENTLNRGGPRLYQKPAVLLDGKVHHREMLARVFDGDKEVVSAEYMPLVLQLGLTDSWDRQLVTRIAALSEVWPDETLALPVNIDSLLQRPFQRWLQKLLLQCTKSQRKRFLFELAEADVCQHINRLVPVFQMLTAFGCRVAVDQAGMTVVSSAYIKQFPIEVIKLDPGLVRNIERRTENQLFVQSLLEVCKSTSTQVFAAGVRTRAEWQTLANLGVAGGQGDFFAPSLPVNSNVKKHSQRYRI from the coding sequence ATGCGATTAACAACAAAGTTTTCTGCGTTTATTACATTATTAAGCTTACTGGCAATGTTATTGATGCTGGTCGGCTGCGCTTTTAGTTTTATCTGGTTATCGCAACAGCGCGTAGAAACACGCGTCAATACGCTAGCGACCGAAGTCGATAAAGCGCTGACAACGCAATCGCCACAAGAACTGACGCAGTGGTTGACGCGCATCATGCCGGTGATCAATGCGGAACAGATTGAGATGCATAACGGCAATACCGTGGTGTTTCAACTCGCTCGCCATGAAAATCCTATGCTTGAAGATGAGCCGAATCGTTTTATTCAGTTCGATCTTCCGTTGGTGCACTCTCCCGGCCTTGAACTGCGAGTAGTGGTACTCGATCCTGCGAAAACCTGGTTCCGCTCCTTTACCGGTGCCTATACGCTGATTGTCCTGCTCAGCGTGGTGGCCATTATGTCCGCTTTATTGGTGATGACGCATCGTTGGATCAATCGTCGCTGGCAGCACATGGAGCGTTTAGAAGCACGCTCCGAGCGCATTCTGGCGGGTGAGCGCGTGCCCTCCGTCGGGCATTATGCCGAATGGCCGCCAAAAGCCAGTCGCGCCATTGACACATTACTTAACGATCTTCAGGAAGCGGGCGAGCAGCGCCTGCGCATTGATACGCTTATCCGCACGTTTGCCGCACAGGATTCACGCACCGGCCTGAATAACCGCCTGTTCTTTGATAACCAGTTAGCCACGCTGCTGGAAGATCAGGAAGATGTGGGCACGCATGGCGTGGTGATGATGGTGCGTCTGCCCGATCTCGACACGCTGCATGAAACGCTGGGCCAAACGCTGGTGGATGAATACCTATTTGACCTGATTAATATGCTGTCGACTTTTGTTCTGCGCTATCCAGGCGCTTTACTGGCACGCTACTTCCGCAGCGATTTTGCCGTTTTATTGCCGCACCGCACGCTTAAAGAGGCCAACAGTATCGCCGATCAGTTGATCAACGCGGTCGACTCATTGCCGCCGATGCGTATGGTCGATCGCGATGATTTAATCCACATTGGCATCAGTGCGTGGCGCAGCGGAGAAACCGTGCCGCAGGTGATGGAAAATGTCGAGATGGCGACCCGTCGTGCCGCTTTGCAGGGCGGTAACAGTTGGTCAGTCGGTGAAGGCAATACCTTAGACATGGGGCGTGGTAGCGTGCGCTGGCGAACGCTGCTGGAAAACACCCTTAATCGCGGCGGCCCACGTCTTTACCAAAAACCGGCCGTATTGCTGGATGGCAAAGTACACCACCGTGAAATGCTGGCGCGCGTGTTCGATGGCGACAAAGAAGTGGTGTCGGCCGAGTATATGCCGCTGGTGCTGCAACTTGGTTTGACCGACAGTTGGGATCGCCAACTGGTGACGCGAATCGCGGCACTCTCTGAAGTGTGGCCTGATGAAACACTGGCTTTACCCGTCAATATTGACTCCTTATTACAGCGCCCATTCCAGCGCTGGCTGCAAAAGCTTTTGCTGCAATGTACAAAATCGCAAAGAAAACGTTTTTTATTTGAACTTGCTGAGGCGGATGTTTGTCAACACATCAATCGCTTAGTACCGGTTTTCCAAATGTTGACCGCGTTTGGTTGTCGTGTGGCGGTGGATCAGGCGGGTATGACCGTGGTGAGCAGTGCTTATATCAAGCAGTTCCCAATCGAAGTGATCAAACTCGATCCTGGGCTGGTACGTAATATTGAACGTCGTACTGAAAACCAGTTATTTGTGCAAAGTTTACTGGAAGTATGCAAATCCACCTCGACACAAGTTTTTGCTGCGGGCGTGCGTACGCGCGCGGAGTGGCAAACGCTGGCGAATCTGGGCGTGGCAGGTGGGCAAGGCGACTTCTTTGCCCCATCATTGCCGGTGAACAGTAACGTGAAAAAACATTCACAACGTTATCGAATTTAG
- the aroQ gene encoding type II 3-dehydroquinate dehydratase — protein sequence MAHKFHILLLNGPNLNLLGTREPDKYGHTTLAQIVGDLTQQAEQHDVKLSHLQSNAEFQLIDRIHEARGNVDYIIINPAAFTHTSVALRDALLAVSIPFIEVHLSNVHAREPFRHHSYLSDVSAGVICGLGADGYSWALQTAVKRLSHSN from the coding sequence ATGGCGCACAAATTTCACATACTGCTTTTGAACGGTCCCAATCTGAATCTGTTGGGAACGCGCGAGCCTGATAAGTATGGTCATACCACGCTGGCGCAAATTGTCGGCGATTTGACGCAACAGGCTGAACAGCACGATGTGAAATTAAGTCATTTGCAATCTAACGCAGAGTTTCAGTTGATTGATCGTATTCACGAGGCCCGTGGCAATGTGGATTACATCATCATCAATCCGGCTGCGTTCACGCATACCAGCGTTGCACTGCGTGATGCCCTGTTGGCGGTCAGCATACCTTTTATTGAGGTGCATCTCTCAAACGTGCATGCACGCGAACCGTTCCGACATCACTCCTATCTTTCTGATGTATCTGCTGGCGTCATCTGTGGACTTGGCGCTGATGGATACTCATGGGCTTTACAAACGGCAGTAAAACGCCTGTCACATTCCAATTAA
- the msrQ gene encoding protein-methionine-sulfoxide reductase heme-binding subunit MsrQ — protein MRLTLRHITLLKVVLHLAAFLPFVYLFMAASQGWLSADPAKDIQHFTGRMALKLLLATLLVTPLTRYLKQPLLIRTRRLLGVWCFAWACLHLTSYYLLELGYNHLQLLGSEIISRPYLLLGMICWLVLFTLAITSFQRAQRKLGRRWQTLHNGIYLVAILAPIHYLWSVKVFSPQPWIYALLALVLLGWRYNKLRNLLRR, from the coding sequence GTGCGACTGACGTTACGCCATATCACCCTGTTAAAAGTGGTGCTGCATCTCGCGGCTTTCCTGCCGTTTGTGTATCTGTTTATGGCTGCCAGCCAGGGTTGGTTAAGTGCCGATCCTGCGAAAGATATCCAGCATTTTACCGGCAGAATGGCGTTAAAATTACTGCTGGCGACGCTGCTGGTGACGCCATTAACGCGCTACCTGAAACAACCGTTGCTGATACGCACTCGCCGCCTGCTGGGCGTATGGTGTTTTGCCTGGGCATGTTTGCATTTGACCAGCTATTACCTGCTGGAGCTGGGTTACAACCATCTGCAGTTACTGGGGAGTGAGATCATTTCGCGCCCTTATCTGTTACTGGGTATGATCTGCTGGCTGGTGCTGTTTACTTTAGCCATCACCTCGTTCCAGCGCGCACAACGTAAACTGGGTCGCCGCTGGCAAACCCTGCACAACGGCATCTATCTTGTCGCGATCCTCGCACCTATCCACTATCTTTGGTCGGTGAAAGTCTTCTCGCCGCAGCCCTGGATTTATGCGCTGCTGGCTTTGGTGTTGTTAGGCTGGCGTTACAATAAGTTGCGTAATCTTCTGCGTCGATAA
- the accB gene encoding acetyl-CoA carboxylase biotin carboxyl carrier protein — translation MDIRKIKKLIELVEESGISELEISEGEESVRISRSPANAGYPVMQQAYAAPVMQQPALATAVAPAAAAPAEAAKPEITGHIVRSPMVGTFYRTPSPDAKAFVEVGQKVNAGDTLCIVEAMKMMNQIEADKSGVVKAILVESGQPVEFDEPLVVIE, via the coding sequence ATGGATATTCGTAAAATTAAGAAACTGATCGAACTGGTAGAAGAGTCTGGCATCTCCGAGCTGGAAATCTCTGAAGGCGAAGAGTCAGTTCGTATCAGCCGTTCACCTGCGAACGCTGGCTACCCGGTCATGCAACAGGCTTACGCTGCGCCAGTGATGCAGCAGCCTGCGCTGGCGACCGCCGTTGCACCTGCAGCCGCTGCGCCGGCTGAAGCCGCTAAGCCGGAAATCACCGGCCACATCGTGCGTTCTCCGATGGTCGGCACTTTCTACCGTACCCCAAGCCCGGATGCGAAAGCCTTCGTGGAAGTGGGCCAGAAAGTCAACGCAGGCGATACCCTGTGCATCGTTGAAGCGATGAAAATGATGAACCAGATCGAAGCCGATAAATCCGGCGTTGTGAAGGCGATCCTGGTGGAAAGCGGCCAGCCGGTTGAATTTGACGAGCCGCTCGTCGTCATCGAATAA
- the msrP gene encoding protein-methionine-sulfoxide reductase catalytic subunit MsrP, protein MKLKQYLTESDVTPESIFNMRRRQVLKALGLGAAAASLPGAAQADVLSWFKGNDRPPAPAGRDLQFTKPAQWQADLPMTPFDKVSGYNNFYEFGLDKADPAANAGTLKTEPWQLRIEGEVAKPITLDMDDIFKRFAMEQRIYRMRCVEAWSMVIPWVGLELNKLLKLAEPTSNARFVAFQTLYAPDQMPGQKDRFIGGGLDYPYVEGLRLDEAMHPLTLLSTGVYGKALPPQNGAPIRLTVPWKYGFKGIKSIVKITLTRDQPPTTWNQIANNEYGFYANVNPHVNHPRWSQATERFIGSGGILNVERQPTLLFNGYAKEVASLYRGLDLRENY, encoded by the coding sequence ATGAAGCTGAAGCAATACCTTACCGAATCCGACGTGACGCCCGAGAGCATCTTTAATATGCGCCGCCGTCAGGTGTTGAAAGCGCTGGGATTAGGCGCAGCTGCGGCAAGTTTGCCCGGCGCGGCGCAGGCAGATGTGCTGAGCTGGTTCAAAGGCAATGACCGCCCACCCGCCCCCGCAGGTCGCGATCTGCAATTTACCAAACCCGCGCAGTGGCAAGCTGATTTGCCCATGACGCCGTTTGACAAGGTTTCCGGCTACAACAACTTTTATGAGTTTGGCCTGGATAAAGCCGATCCTGCCGCCAACGCCGGCACGCTGAAAACCGAACCCTGGCAGTTGCGCATTGAAGGTGAAGTGGCGAAACCGATCACGCTGGATATGGACGATATCTTTAAACGTTTTGCCATGGAGCAGCGTATTTATCGCATGCGCTGTGTTGAAGCGTGGTCGATGGTGATCCCCTGGGTGGGCTTAGAGCTGAATAAATTACTCAAATTGGCTGAACCCACCAGCAATGCCCGCTTTGTCGCCTTTCAGACGTTATATGCGCCGGATCAAATGCCTGGGCAGAAAGATCGCTTTATCGGCGGTGGGCTGGATTACCCCTATGTGGAAGGATTACGCCTCGATGAAGCAATGCACCCTCTCACACTGTTAAGCACCGGCGTGTACGGCAAAGCGCTGCCGCCACAAAATGGCGCCCCGATTCGCCTGACGGTGCCGTGGAAATATGGTTTCAAGGGCATCAAGTCCATCGTGAAGATCACACTGACGCGCGATCAGCCCCCGACAACCTGGAACCAAATCGCCAATAATGAATATGGTTTTTATGCCAACGTTAACCCACATGTGAATCATCCACGCTGGTCGCAAGCCACAGAACGTTTTATTGGTTCCGGCGGTATTCTCAATGTCGAACGCCAGCCAACCCTGCTGTTTAACGGCTACGCTAAAGAGGTGGCTTCACTGTATCGCGGGCTCGATTTACGGGAGAACTACTGA